One genomic segment of Acaryochloris marina S15 includes these proteins:
- a CDS encoding PAS domain S-box protein, translating into MRQISAFSLDQTLDLLSLTVAPDTPLPAAICQMGQTSIHCPLPSRKNAAPHQRSTAVQHRGCVVVLDNSQLVGILTERDIVRLIAEHRSLAELTVADVMSQQVMTLKAEDNLDVLSTLDLMRHHQIHHLPVIDEQGQVLGLLTPSQLRSLLEPADLMEIRQVHEAMNSMVIHALPKESLFQITQIMTQHQVSCVVIVKPRDGPAHALSPIGIITERDIVQCQRLELNLERTQAEKVMSTPLFLVDPKDSLWTVHQTMRRHKVQRLVVADTQGNLQGIITQSHLLPVDPVEMYEMLDLLQQRNQNLEQMVQERSSKLQRREEMLHNLALGVAAETGKDFLRSLVKALTKSLRVDYAFIGEVREPVHCIRTLAGYGDGQEIENFEHDLTETPCERVVEKETCLYPSNVQQLFPQDLLLQRYQVEGYLGTPLINAAGEVIGLISILSRRTLPDPQLMTEVLQAFAARAAAELERQTVEIERQRFFELSLEILCIAGLDGYFKRINPAFERILGYTNGQLLTQPFLNFVHPEDRAATAAEAESLASGRQTLTFENRYRCSDGSYKWLLWSATPDLEQQLIYCVGHDITESKQVKVTLQKSESKLRSFFDSAPMMMGVVELLEDDILHISDNVVTARLFNVTPVEMQNKRASKLGVPLSYIRQWIAQYREAARTQKPQNFEYSHETEVGQRWLSATVVAIKDRVEQPTRFAYIVNDISDLKQAETAQQESQQRLSSILDSLQDIVWSVTADSFEMLYLSPAAETIYGQPITDFLKHPELWLQMVHPDDRGRIRAFTNSLIETGSNEMEYRIVRPDGSIRWLLDHAWVIYDDGGTPMRLDGVATDITDRKLAQQQVQEQAALLDVATDAILVRGIDNRILFWNKGAETLYGWASEEVLGQNANQLLYHDAMDQEEEIHPSLTRKGRWEGKCQQITKGGQDITVMSRWTLVKDELGNPKSILTVNTDITQQKQLETQFLRAQRLESIGTLTSGIAHDLNNILTPIYGVAQLLPMQLPDTNEHIQHQFEILQDCAKRGAKIISQMLSFSRGVEGERTALQIKHLITEIQSFAYRTFPKSIELSIDVPEDLWSVRGDATQLDQVFMNLFINARDAMSEGGILSISATNLMLDQTYAANHIEAQTGPYILATITDTGSGISEDHLEHIFEPFFTTKQPEGGTGLGLSTVHSIIQSHGGFVTAYSELGKGTQFKIYLPAIEAADAVEQEALDLPSGHEELVLVVDDEAPIREVAQRVLENHHYRVVVAVDGIDAIAQYTQHQTDIKVVLMDMTMPTLGGATAIQIMQKINSQLKAIVVSGLPGHEQVSSTIGESVKAFLQKPYSAATLLRTLQDVLENKSQVTDEDTAQK; encoded by the coding sequence ATGCGGCAAATCTCAGCTTTTTCGTTGGATCAGACACTCGATCTCCTTTCGCTTACGGTTGCGCCTGATACGCCTTTGCCTGCAGCAATTTGTCAAATGGGGCAGACCTCGATTCATTGTCCTCTTCCTTCAAGAAAGAATGCGGCCCCTCATCAGCGATCGACGGCTGTTCAGCACAGAGGTTGTGTTGTTGTGTTGGACAATTCCCAACTAGTCGGTATCCTGACTGAACGAGATATTGTCAGGCTGATTGCAGAACATCGATCTCTAGCTGAACTAACCGTTGCGGATGTCATGTCGCAGCAGGTCATGACCTTGAAAGCTGAGGATAACCTAGATGTTCTCTCGACTCTAGATCTGATGCGACATCATCAGATTCACCATTTACCAGTGATTGATGAGCAAGGACAGGTTTTGGGGTTGCTAACACCCAGCCAGTTACGTAGTCTTCTAGAGCCTGCTGATTTGATGGAAATCCGTCAGGTCCATGAAGCAATGAACTCGATGGTCATTCATGCATTGCCGAAGGAGTCATTATTCCAGATTACTCAGATCATGACTCAACATCAGGTGAGCTGTGTGGTGATTGTTAAACCAAGAGATGGACCTGCCCATGCTCTCAGCCCGATTGGGATCATTACTGAGCGAGATATTGTCCAGTGCCAGCGGCTAGAGTTGAATTTGGAGCGAACCCAGGCTGAGAAGGTGATGAGTACACCGCTTTTTCTTGTTGACCCAAAAGATTCTCTATGGACAGTACACCAGACGATGCGACGCCATAAAGTGCAACGGCTAGTGGTGGCTGATACTCAAGGGAACTTGCAGGGAATTATTACACAGAGTCATCTGTTGCCTGTGGACCCAGTTGAGATGTACGAAATGCTGGATCTGTTGCAGCAACGCAATCAGAACCTTGAGCAAATGGTTCAAGAGCGATCCTCGAAGCTACAGCGACGTGAAGAGATGCTGCACAACTTAGCATTGGGGGTGGCAGCGGAGACAGGGAAGGATTTTTTGAGATCGCTAGTGAAAGCGCTAACCAAGTCATTAAGAGTAGACTATGCCTTCATCGGTGAAGTTCGTGAGCCTGTTCACTGCATACGCACCCTAGCCGGTTATGGTGACGGGCAGGAGATAGAGAATTTTGAGCACGATTTGACTGAAACTCCCTGTGAGAGAGTTGTGGAGAAAGAGACCTGTCTCTATCCATCCAATGTTCAGCAACTTTTTCCTCAAGACTTATTACTCCAGCGTTACCAAGTTGAAGGATATTTAGGGACACCCTTGATTAATGCTGCGGGTGAAGTTATCGGATTAATCTCTATTTTGAGTCGTCGCACCCTGCCAGACCCGCAGCTAATGACAGAGGTGCTGCAAGCTTTTGCAGCACGGGCTGCTGCTGAGCTAGAGCGACAAACTGTAGAAATTGAGCGGCAGCGATTCTTTGAACTATCTCTGGAGATACTCTGTATAGCTGGTTTGGATGGCTATTTCAAGCGGATCAATCCAGCTTTTGAGCGCATCTTAGGGTATACAAATGGACAGCTGTTGACGCAACCCTTTCTGAACTTTGTCCACCCGGAGGATCGTGCGGCCACTGCTGCTGAGGCGGAATCACTGGCTAGTGGTAGGCAGACCCTTACCTTTGAAAATCGATATCGCTGCTCAGATGGCTCTTATAAGTGGCTGTTGTGGAGTGCGACACCGGATCTTGAACAGCAACTGATCTATTGTGTCGGGCATGATATTACGGAGAGTAAGCAAGTTAAAGTAACTCTCCAGAAAAGTGAATCAAAGCTTCGTAGTTTCTTTGACAGTGCCCCCATGATGATGGGCGTTGTGGAACTCTTAGAGGATGACATTTTACATATTTCTGACAATGTAGTGACAGCTCGTTTGTTCAATGTCACCCCAGTCGAGATGCAAAACAAACGAGCCAGCAAATTGGGTGTTCCCTTAAGCTACATTCGACAATGGATTGCTCAGTACCGGGAGGCGGCACGAACCCAAAAACCACAGAATTTTGAATATTCACACGAAACGGAGGTGGGTCAACGATGGTTATCCGCAACTGTAGTGGCCATCAAAGATAGGGTTGAACAACCAACACGATTTGCTTATATCGTTAACGATATAAGCGATCTCAAGCAGGCAGAGACTGCCCAACAAGAAAGTCAACAGCGACTGAGCAGTATTCTAGATTCCCTGCAAGATATTGTCTGGTCTGTAACGGCAGATTCATTTGAGATGCTTTATCTCAGTCCTGCCGCTGAGACAATTTATGGTCAACCCATTACTGATTTTCTAAAACACCCGGAACTTTGGCTGCAAATGGTTCATCCTGATGATCGAGGTCGAATCAGAGCTTTTACGAATTCACTGATAGAAACTGGCAGCAATGAAATGGAATATCGGATCGTTCGGCCTGATGGATCTATCCGCTGGTTATTGGACCACGCTTGGGTAATCTATGACGATGGCGGTACACCGATGCGGTTAGATGGTGTGGCCACTGACATCACGGATCGTAAACTTGCTCAACAACAGGTCCAAGAGCAAGCAGCGCTTTTGGATGTTGCAACAGATGCCATTTTGGTTCGAGGCATAGATAACCGGATATTATTTTGGAATAAAGGAGCAGAAACCCTCTATGGTTGGGCTTCTGAGGAAGTCTTAGGTCAAAATGCTAATCAGTTGCTCTATCACGATGCAATGGATCAAGAAGAAGAAATTCATCCGTCCTTGACTCGTAAAGGGAGATGGGAAGGCAAATGTCAGCAAATCACAAAAGGGGGACAAGACATCACGGTTATGAGTCGATGGACATTAGTGAAGGATGAGCTAGGCAACCCTAAATCAATCCTGACCGTCAACACAGACATCACTCAGCAAAAGCAATTAGAAACCCAGTTTCTTCGTGCCCAGCGACTAGAGAGTATTGGCACACTCACAAGTGGAATTGCCCACGATCTCAACAACATTCTTACTCCTATCTATGGGGTCGCTCAGCTCTTACCGATGCAACTCCCTGATACCAACGAACATATTCAGCATCAGTTTGAGATTTTGCAAGATTGTGCCAAACGTGGTGCCAAGATCATTAGCCAAATGCTATCGTTCTCCAGAGGTGTGGAGGGTGAACGCACGGCGCTGCAAATTAAACATTTAATTACAGAAATTCAGAGCTTCGCCTATAGAACCTTTCCAAAATCTATTGAACTCTCTATAGATGTGCCTGAAGATCTTTGGTCTGTTAGAGGAGATGCAACCCAGCTCGATCAGGTGTTCATGAACCTATTCATCAATGCTCGTGATGCGATGTCTGAGGGCGGAATTTTAAGCATTTCTGCAACGAATCTAATGCTAGATCAAACCTATGCTGCCAACCACATAGAGGCTCAGACAGGCCCCTATATTCTAGCCACGATTACGGATACAGGGAGTGGCATCTCGGAAGATCACCTTGAGCATATCTTCGAGCCCTTCTTTACGACAAAGCAACCTGAGGGAGGGACGGGCTTGGGGCTATCCACTGTCCATAGCATTATTCAAAGTCATGGCGGTTTTGTCACTGCCTACAGTGAATTAGGTAAAGGGACTCAATTTAAGATTTATCTGCCCGCGATTGAGGCAGCAGATGCAGTAGAGCAAGAAGCGTTAGATTTGCCCTCAGGGCACGAAGAGTTGGTGTTAGTAGTAGATGATGAGGCCCCGATCCGTGAAGTCGCCCAACGTGTTCTAGAAAATCATCACTATAGAGTAGTGGTTGCTGTCGATGGCATTGACGCGATCGCCCAATATACCCAGCATCAAACGGATATTAAAGTAGTTTTGATGGATATGACAATGCCCACATTAGGCGGGGCAACGGCCATCCAAATTATGCAAAAAATTAACTCTCAGTTAAAGGCTATTGTCGTCAGTGGTTTACCGGGTCATGAACAGGTTTCTTCAACGATCGGGGAGAGTGTTAAAGCTTTTCTCCAAAAGCCCTATTCCGCGGCTACCTTGCTAAGGACGTTACAGGATGTCCTTGAAAACAAGTCACAGGTAACAGATGAAGATACCGCTCAAAAGTGA
- a CDS encoding RNA-binding protein, with translation MSIYVGNLSYEVTEEALNKIFAEYGAVQKVNIPTDRETGKIRGFGFVKMIDETEAAQAIEDLNGAEWMGRTLKVNMAKPRASKGG, from the coding sequence ATGTCGATTTATGTTGGCAACCTTTCCTATGAAGTTACTGAGGAAGCCTTAAACAAAATATTTGCGGAATACGGTGCTGTGCAAAAGGTTAATATTCCCACTGACAGAGAAACAGGCAAGATTAGAGGGTTTGGCTTTGTAAAGATGATTGACGAAACTGAAGCAGCTCAGGCCATCGAAGACTTGAACGGGGCTGAGTGGATGGGGCGCACCCTGAAAGTGAATATGGCAAAACCCCGTGCTAGCAAGGGAGGGTAA
- a CDS encoding double-stranded RNA binding motif domain-containing protein, translating to MPFHQPISSLTIHLTPEHLGFLAYLYPNDDPEDALIKFLDCARNRAILRAEQQVRVLHPGQEEAEDLEEDPEEPMSLPGDVVENPIGALQELCQRQQISMPRYEFEVIPEGFRCAVRAMGIEGIGEGPSKKQAKVKAAGELLGLLS from the coding sequence ATGCCCTTCCATCAGCCAATCTCCAGTCTGACCATCCACCTAACCCCCGAACACCTTGGATTCCTCGCCTACCTTTACCCCAATGATGATCCTGAAGATGCATTGATCAAATTTCTAGATTGCGCCAGAAACCGAGCTATTCTCAGAGCTGAGCAACAGGTGAGGGTCTTGCACCCAGGCCAGGAAGAAGCTGAGGACCTGGAGGAAGACCCAGAAGAACCCATGAGCTTGCCTGGTGATGTGGTGGAGAATCCGATTGGGGCATTGCAGGAGTTATGCCAGCGTCAGCAAATCTCTATGCCCAGATATGAGTTTGAGGTGATACCGGAAGGTTTTCGCTGTGCAGTGCGGGCTATGGGCATAGAAGGAATTGGTGAGGGGCCGTCAAAGAAGCAGGCAAAGGTGAAGGCTGCGGGGGAGTTGTTGGGTTTACTTTCTTAA
- a CDS encoding cytochrome P450, translated as MTTSTPTPTYPNEVPGINGLSAVWQLIQFSRKPIEFSIKSAKEYGDVERISIGSTHIYIFHHPDLISEVLSKKNQHFIKDISYRSLKGFLGNGLLLSDGELWQRHRRLMQPAFTQDKISAYAATAIESTVEMLNTWKNGEVRDIHQEMSQLTVKVITKVLFGVDVTQVALEIGDALEAIMLQSYHRGQTSFLVPTWIPTPSNLRANQAIKYLNKIVVSIIEERRHSPQDDLLSSLLSTQDEDGNQLSMDELRDEVMTLLLAGHETTANSLTWTLMLLAQNPVVATKLTLETQSVLKGREPDITDLPLLPYTEMVLKESMRLYPSAWALTREVAQDCMIGPYLLEKGTSVYFSQWIVHRDARFFDNPEKFSPERWMGELELNLPRCAYFPFGAGPRSCIGKAFSMMEATLILAMISKQHYFKLVPDQSIELLPSITLRPKHGIKMILESSNL; from the coding sequence ATGACAACTAGTACTCCTACGCCTACTTATCCCAATGAAGTACCAGGAATTAACGGCCTCTCTGCTGTCTGGCAACTGATACAGTTCTCTCGAAAACCGATCGAATTTTCGATCAAGTCCGCTAAGGAATATGGAGATGTAGAGAGGATAAGTATTGGTTCAACCCATATCTATATTTTTCATCATCCTGACCTGATTTCCGAAGTCCTCAGCAAAAAAAATCAGCATTTTATTAAGGACATTAGCTATCGTTCTTTGAAAGGATTCCTTGGTAATGGTCTACTGCTGAGTGATGGAGAACTCTGGCAACGACATCGGCGTCTTATGCAGCCTGCCTTCACTCAGGACAAGATATCGGCCTATGCTGCTACGGCTATAGAAAGCACTGTTGAGATGCTCAATACCTGGAAGAACGGAGAGGTCCGTGATATCCACCAGGAGATGAGTCAGCTTACCGTTAAGGTGATTACCAAAGTTCTCTTTGGCGTTGATGTTACCCAAGTAGCTTTAGAGATTGGGGATGCCTTAGAAGCAATTATGCTTCAAAGCTATCACAGGGGACAGACTAGCTTTTTAGTTCCTACTTGGATACCTACGCCGAGTAATCTTAGAGCAAATCAGGCTATTAAATACCTCAATAAGATCGTAGTGTCCATCATTGAAGAGCGTCGTCATTCTCCGCAAGATGATTTGTTGTCAAGTCTTCTCTCCACCCAAGATGAAGATGGTAATCAGCTCTCGATGGATGAGCTGCGCGATGAAGTTATGACGCTATTACTAGCAGGGCATGAGACTACAGCCAATTCCCTAACCTGGACGCTAATGCTGTTGGCTCAAAATCCGGTAGTTGCAACTAAGCTAACCTTAGAGACGCAATCCGTCCTGAAGGGAAGAGAACCAGACATCACAGACCTTCCCCTCTTGCCTTACACAGAGATGGTTCTTAAAGAGTCAATGCGTCTGTATCCATCAGCTTGGGCGCTGACTCGCGAAGTTGCCCAAGACTGCATGATTGGCCCTTATTTGCTGGAGAAAGGAACGTCTGTTTATTTCAGTCAATGGATTGTCCATCGAGATGCCCGCTTCTTTGACAATCCTGAGAAGTTTTCACCTGAGCGATGGATGGGTGAATTAGAACTAAATCTGCCACGCTGTGCTTATTTCCCTTTTGGAGCAGGACCAAGGAGTTGCATTGGCAAAGCCTTTTCCATGATGGAGGCGACGCTAATACTAGCGATGATTTCAAAACAACATTACTTCAAACTTGTCCCGGACCAGTCTATTGAGCTGTTACCGTCAATAACTTTGCGTCCAAAACATGGAATTAAGATGATTTTGGAGTCTTCCAACCTCTAA
- a CDS encoding filamentous hemagglutinin N-terminal domain-containing protein — MNSLRFWSHSLSSFCFILVSTVQADAQIIPDSTLGAESSIVNSINGTPNTRLTGGVTRGSNLFHSFLEFSINNGQGAYFDTSNNIQTIITRVTGNKTSLINGALGNLGNADLFFLNPNGIIFGRNASLDLNGSFIGSTANNLWFKDKSIFPANPSLKSLVLTSSTPSSLEFSENPGLIQIVGEGNRLADFTIFPLFNPFNVPAGLSLKPNNTLALIGGRILSQGGVIRSSSGRIELGSISSGEIELNKINSGWAFDYSNVNLFQNIELTERSLIDTSGIVGGSINLQGRSITLDGGSTVLIQNLGDLPSGNITVSASESLTVSGISDDPRFITPVIAAIAGDDLNIKIPSTFLTETIGQGESGDIKVSTSKLVVNDGAQILTRTYSTGETGKIDIKATETIQVLDFAPTLPVVFSNISTATFNSGDSGDLTLSAKNIVASNGGSIGSATFNIGNGGDVNINATDITLTGVVPFLFIPSGITGATFSSGSAGTITINTSSLSLIDGGRLGTSTVASGDAGEVTINAAQFVKVSGTVPGSINPSIIDSSANIIDPALRVELGLPGSPLPIIPSGTAGDVSISTQNLLVDNGGLISVRNDGQGDAGSLTIDSKRISLNNGAIVASTNGGNGGNIDLLSELLISNNGLISGSAQGDGTGGNLTINSDLIVSFNNSLFSANAEQATGGNILVNTQGIFLGEDSKITASSLLGAQFTGNIEVNSPNIDFTKATLDLAIRPEIERVTTSCNISPGEAASEFTRPGSGGIASNSDSFGEISVATTSQANLQAQQEYYLDPETGKPEKYPNVVGWKNNPDGTIAFTSDPTEAVQTKAFCSKAASKES; from the coding sequence ATGAATTCACTTAGATTTTGGAGTCATTCGTTATCATCTTTTTGCTTCATTCTAGTATCAACAGTCCAAGCGGATGCTCAGATTATTCCTGACTCTACACTTGGGGCAGAAAGTTCAATTGTTAATTCTATCAATGGCACTCCTAATACTAGGCTAACAGGTGGAGTAACTAGAGGTTCAAATCTTTTTCATAGCTTTTTAGAATTTAGTATTAACAACGGCCAGGGAGCTTATTTTGATACTTCTAATAATATACAAACAATTATAACGAGAGTAACAGGAAATAAAACTTCTCTAATTAATGGAGCTTTAGGTAACTTAGGAAATGCTGATCTCTTCTTTCTTAATCCCAATGGCATCATTTTTGGTCGAAATGCCTCTCTAGACCTCAATGGCTCCTTTATTGGTAGTACTGCAAATAACCTTTGGTTTAAGGATAAATCAATCTTCCCTGCTAATCCTTCGCTTAAATCTCTTGTACTTACTAGTAGCACCCCAAGTAGTCTTGAATTCTCAGAAAACCCTGGCCTTATCCAGATAGTTGGTGAAGGCAACAGACTCGCAGATTTCACGATTTTCCCACTATTCAATCCTTTTAATGTTCCAGCTGGACTTTCTTTAAAGCCGAATAATACTCTTGCATTGATTGGTGGGAGAATCTTAAGTCAAGGAGGAGTAATAAGATCCTCAAGTGGTCGAATTGAATTAGGTAGTATTTCCAGCGGTGAAATAGAACTCAATAAGATTAATTCAGGTTGGGCATTTGATTACTCAAATGTAAACTTATTCCAAAATATTGAACTCACTGAAAGATCACTTATTGATACTTCCGGTATTGTAGGTGGATCAATTAATTTACAAGGTCGAAGCATTACTTTAGACGGGGGTTCTACCGTCTTAATACAAAATCTGGGAGATTTACCTTCAGGGAATATCACAGTAAGTGCTTCGGAAAGTCTAACAGTAAGTGGAATATCTGATGATCCTCGTTTCATCACTCCTGTAATTGCTGCAATTGCCGGGGATGACTTAAATATTAAAATCCCTAGCACCTTCTTAACAGAAACTATTGGTCAAGGAGAATCAGGAGATATTAAAGTTTCCACCTCAAAATTAGTTGTTAATGATGGTGCTCAAATCCTTACAAGAACTTACAGTACTGGGGAGACTGGGAAGATAGATATTAAAGCTACTGAAACTATTCAAGTTTTAGATTTTGCACCAACTTTACCAGTGGTCTTTAGCAATATTAGTACTGCTACATTTAATTCGGGTGATTCTGGAGATCTAACGCTATCCGCCAAAAATATAGTTGCCTCTAACGGTGGTAGTATCGGTTCTGCTACTTTCAATATTGGGAATGGGGGAGATGTAAATATTAATGCAACAGACATTACTTTGACAGGGGTAGTACCATTTTTATTTATTCCTAGTGGAATTACTGGAGCTACATTTAGCTCCGGCTCCGCAGGTACAATAACAATCAATACGTCTTCTTTGTCATTAATAGATGGTGGTCGTTTAGGAACATCTACAGTTGCATCTGGTGATGCTGGTGAAGTTACGATTAATGCTGCTCAGTTTGTAAAAGTTAGTGGGACTGTTCCTGGCTCAATAAACCCCAGCATAATAGATTCCTCCGCTAATATTATTGATCCTGCCTTAAGAGTTGAATTAGGGCTGCCTGGAAGTCCACTGCCAATAATACCTAGTGGAACTGCTGGTGACGTATCCATCAGCACCCAGAATTTACTTGTTGATAATGGTGGTCTAATTAGTGTTCGAAATGATGGTCAAGGAGATGCAGGATCACTAACAATTGATAGCAAAAGAATTAGTCTGAATAATGGAGCTATTGTCGCTAGCACCAACGGCGGTAATGGTGGAAACATTGATCTTTTATCAGAGCTATTGATATCAAACAATGGCTTAATTTCTGGATCGGCTCAAGGTGATGGAACGGGTGGCAACTTAACTATCAATTCAGATCTAATCGTTTCATTCAATAACAGTCTATTTTCTGCAAATGCAGAGCAAGCAACAGGTGGAAATATTTTGGTTAACACTCAAGGAATATTTCTAGGTGAAGATAGCAAGATCACGGCTTCATCCTTATTAGGGGCGCAATTTACTGGCAATATCGAAGTCAATAGTCCCAACATAGATTTCACAAAGGCAACATTGGATCTAGCGATTAGACCTGAAATTGAGCGAGTGACAACTAGCTGTAATATCAGCCCTGGAGAAGCAGCGAGTGAATTCACTCGTCCTGGGTCCGGGGGGATTGCATCAAACTCTGATAGTTTTGGGGAAATTAGTGTAGCTACAACCAGTCAAGCTAATCTGCAAGCCCAACAAGAATATTATCTTGATCCAGAAACAGGGAAGCCAGAAAAATACCCCAACGTTGTTGGCTGGAAAAACAATCCAGATGGCACAATTGCATTTACTTCTGATCCAACAGAAGCAGTCCAAACTAAAGCGTTCTGCTCAAAAGCTGCCTCAAAAGAATCATAG
- a CDS encoding ShlB/FhaC/HecB family hemolysin secretion/activation protein: MFNRNFLLLSLVGPCIFSQPAFSQAQLLNPSDLTPRKSPIPDFPILPELDPLLEKPSLPEQIPPDFLQDSVEVESFLFKGATVYRDEDLQKISAPYLEGPQSIVELQELTQEIVAFYENAGYVAISAALAQQQNSKIDPSKAVVTILITEGTLENIDIQGAKRLEKYVRQRLPKLNSIINEDTILEDIRILQADPLVEKISVGLTKGSFLNRYTLNVEVTPAKQRSLVLALDNDRPPTVDTFQRSIEFTDRNLVGWGDNLNLKVSNTDGSTSVQFAYSLPVNPQNGTVGVKYFYGSSKVVEDPFDGLDIEADAELWELWFRQPIIQKATTNSVEELALRIAFTRESSDFSLLGIPFPVSRGADALGRTRTSVLRFSQDWSKQSNETILFLRSQFNFGLDILGATTDDDGPDGRFFAWKAQGLVVKRLFDDWTIALRSELQLAESTLVPSEQVSLGGFSSVRGYRQNLLLGDNGWLSSIELGIPLYSGAVGNFRLAPFFEVGTVWNNEPQFIPTANTLAAVGIGLRYQQGDCPSVRLDWGIPLLNTPEQRPSLQESGIYISVQCDIF, encoded by the coding sequence ATGTTTAATAGAAATTTTTTGCTGCTTAGTCTGGTTGGGCCATGTATCTTTTCGCAACCTGCTTTTTCTCAAGCACAACTTCTAAATCCATCTGATCTAACACCCAGGAAATCTCCTATACCAGATTTTCCAATACTACCTGAGTTAGATCCCTTACTGGAAAAACCTTCGTTACCTGAGCAAATTCCACCCGATTTTTTACAGGATTCTGTTGAGGTAGAAAGCTTTTTATTCAAAGGAGCTACTGTTTATCGTGACGAGGATTTACAGAAAATTTCTGCACCATATCTGGAAGGACCACAAAGTATTGTTGAGCTACAAGAACTCACTCAGGAAATTGTTGCTTTTTACGAAAATGCTGGATATGTTGCAATCTCAGCAGCTCTGGCACAACAGCAAAACTCCAAGATAGATCCCAGTAAAGCCGTCGTCACAATCCTGATCACGGAAGGTACTCTTGAGAACATTGATATCCAGGGAGCTAAGCGCCTGGAGAAGTATGTTCGGCAGCGATTGCCCAAGCTAAATTCAATAATTAACGAAGACACGATCCTAGAAGATATCCGAATACTACAAGCAGACCCACTGGTTGAGAAAATTTCAGTTGGTCTGACAAAGGGGTCTTTCTTGAATCGATACACCCTAAACGTTGAAGTTACCCCAGCAAAACAAAGGAGTCTAGTTCTTGCCCTCGACAACGATCGCCCTCCTACTGTAGATACGTTTCAACGCAGCATCGAATTCACAGATCGCAACCTCGTTGGATGGGGGGACAACCTCAACCTCAAAGTTAGCAATACAGACGGCAGCACCTCTGTTCAGTTTGCCTATTCTCTGCCAGTAAATCCCCAAAACGGCACCGTGGGTGTGAAATATTTCTACGGTTCGAGCAAGGTGGTAGAAGACCCTTTTGATGGACTGGATATCGAGGCTGATGCAGAGCTTTGGGAATTATGGTTTAGGCAACCCATTATCCAAAAAGCAACCACAAATTCAGTAGAAGAACTTGCATTAAGGATCGCATTCACTCGTGAATCCAGTGACTTCTCGCTATTGGGCATCCCTTTCCCGGTTTCAAGAGGTGCCGATGCATTAGGCCGAACCCGAACATCAGTTCTTCGCTTTTCTCAGGACTGGTCTAAGCAGAGCAATGAAACTATTCTCTTCTTGAGGTCACAGTTTAATTTTGGTCTAGATATTCTAGGCGCGACAACAGATGATGACGGTCCTGATGGTCGCTTTTTCGCGTGGAAGGCACAAGGGCTTGTGGTAAAACGATTGTTTGATGATTGGACAATAGCTTTAAGATCCGAGCTGCAACTTGCTGAAAGTACCCTCGTCCCTTCAGAGCAAGTCTCTTTGGGGGGATTCTCCTCTGTCCGTGGTTATCGCCAAAATCTATTGTTGGGTGATAATGGTTGGCTTAGTTCAATAGAACTAGGGATTCCCCTTTACTCAGGAGCCGTTGGTAATTTTAGGCTAGCGCCATTTTTTGAGGTCGGTACAGTTTGGAATAACGAGCCTCAATTTATTCCTACTGCAAATACCCTTGCTGCAGTAGGAATTGGTTTGCGCTATCAGCAAGGAGACTGCCCAAGTGTCCGTCTTGACTGGGGTATCCCCTTGCTAAACACTCCAGAACAAAGGCCATCTCTTCAAGAATCAGGCATCTACATATCAGTACAATGCGATATTTTTTAA